ATCAGGCTATGGAAGAAATGCTTAAGAAGCGGGGAGCCTTGCCTTCCGAAGGGTGAGGGGGGGGAGAGTGGAAGGTCTCGGGTGTCGAACCCGTCGGGTTCGCAGACATTAGCCGGGGATCACAGATCCCCGGAGGAGTGACGAGTGACGAGTGATTTGACCGGCTACGCAGGACCGGTGTTCGATTCGGTATTACTTCGTAATCGTAATCGTAATCGTAATCGCCGATTCGCTTTCTATCCCTCTGTAGCGAGCGCCAGCCTGCCCCGCACCATTGGTCGGGCTGCAGGCGCATTCCCGTCAACCCCGATTTTCTCGCACAAAGCCACGCAGCCACGAAGGTCCCGATGGGGAGGGGCCCGAGTTTTAAACCGCGATGGACGCAACGGACGCGCTTGGGAACGAGAGGAAGGACAAATACAGAACCCTTCTTTGCCCTTTCTTCTTCCTTCGAATCCCCTCGTTTTCCGTGTGATCCGCGTGGTCCGGTTACACCAGTACGATAGCAGTCTCTAATCGAATGAAAGGAATCGATGATGTGAAATGTCCGTTGACCATCAAGTTACGCCCGGCGAGCGGAGGCAACGAAGCTCGCGAAACGGAGCGGTCTGGACAACCCAGGCGAAGGGGCCTGAAAGCCCTGGATAGCGAAGATGCGAGCCCTAATCCCTAAAAGGGGTGAACTCTGTTAGGCCTCGTTACGCGAAATATCGGCGGTCAGTCTCCCGGATATGATGAAGCCAAAATCGATAGGGAAGAAACGGATAGAAGCACCTGTCGAGCCGATCGGGGTAAGAGGAGAGAGCGCGCATCGAAAGAACTGCAAAGACGATTGGGAGACCCGCTCAAGCAGCCGCCGGGTGCGGCAAGTCCCTCCGGGAATCAATAACTGGACTGGGATGCTTGAATGGGAGTCGGATGAGCCCGTAGTAGCGATGAAGCGGGGTAACGCCCGTGGAGCAAAGGGGCTCTAGTGCACATACGCCAACATTAATGAAGGAAGAGCCGATTGGGGGAGACCCCTACTACGAAGACGAGGACAGGGAATACCTGGATCGAGAACCGATCCAGCCCGATTTGCTGCCCACCGAACTTAACCTCCTGCGATGGAAGCTCAGTCAAAAGGCAAAGCAAGAACCGAAGTTTCGGTTCTACACGTTGTACGACCGGATCTACCGAAGTGATGTGCTGGCAGCAGCATGGAAACACGTAGGGCGGTATAAGAAGGCCAGTGGAGTCGATGGGATGACTCGTGAAAAGGTAGAACAGCAGCCCGGAGGGGTAGAGGCGTTTCTGCAAGAGATCCAAAAGGAACTCCAGGAGAAGCGCTACCGAGCCCAACCGGTGCGCCGTGTCTACATACCCAAAGGGAACACTGGGAAGATGAGGCCGCTGGGCATTCCGACCCTGAAGGATCGGATCGTTCAGATGGCTGTAGTCCTCATACTCGAACCGATATTCGAAGCGGACTTCCAAGACTGTTCATATGGATTCCGTCCGAAACGGTCAACTCACCAAGCGCTGGAACAGATACGTCAGAACATCAAGGACGGGCTCACGGACATATACGATGCGGACCTGAAGGGATACTTTGACAGTATCCCCCACGACAAGCTCATGGCTTGCGTGGAAATGAGGGTCTCGGATCGGAGTGTTCTGGGACTGATACGGATGTGGCTCAAAGCACCGATCGTGGAGGTCAAGGAGGGAAAGAACCTGCCACCCACGAGGAGGGACAAGGGCACCCCGCAAGGGGGAGTCATTTCCCCGCTTTTAGCCAACCTCTACTTGCACTGGTTTGATACGGTGTTCCATCGCAAAGGGGGTCCTGCGCACTGGGCCAAAGCTCGACTCGTCCGCTATGCGGAT
The DNA window shown above is from Verrucomicrobiales bacterium and carries:
- the ltrA gene encoding group II intron reverse transcriptase/maturase, which produces MKEEPIGGDPYYEDEDREYLDREPIQPDLLPTELNLLRWKLSQKAKQEPKFRFYTLYDRIYRSDVLAAAWKHVGRYKKASGVDGMTREKVEQQPGGVEAFLQEIQKELQEKRYRAQPVRRVYIPKGNTGKMRPLGIPTLKDRIVQMAVVLILEPIFEADFQDCSYGFRPKRSTHQALEQIRQNIKDGLTDIYDADLKGYFDSIPHDKLMACVEMRVSDRSVLGLIRMWLKAPIVEVKEGKNLPPTRRDKGTPQGGVISPLLANLYLHWFDTVFHRKGGPAHWAKARLVRYADDFVVMARYQGAQLKGWIEERLEGWLGLEINRDKTRTLQLKDEGQTLDFLGYSFRYEWDLKGRPWRYLNLYPSQKAMAKERDKLRELTGPKQCFKPAKALIEEVNEHLDGWKNYYKIGFCRREFREINHYVSLRLKKHLERRSQRGYGRTHSMSWYAFVRQLGLKPL